GTggtttcaatttatatatagAAAATTGGATGTTTTTCATAGAGAATCATATTACTCTGTAAATTCTCTTCCTTTTCATATACCGCTGGTATACAAGAGTGTTTCCTCccataaataataaaattatataaccATTCAAACaaactttggatttacattatTGTATGAACCACATAAATTCCATTTCCAGGAGCAGGATGACTGACAATGACTGCATGGAAAAGTAGAACTTCTCAGCCTGATTTACCCATATTAGAGAATGTGTGGCCTCTCATTCAGAAACATAATGAAGTAGGACATTTAAGTTGTATATTGAAACGAGTACACAATCTTTCTTTGGATTTTCATTATTTCATGGACCACATCAGTTCCATTTTCTAGGAGCTCGATGACAGTGACTGGGTGGGAAAGTAGAATTGCTCAACCTCATGTACCCATATTAGACTAGACTATGCCAATATTTCTTTCAGAAACATATTTCGCACAGTAGTAACAGCCTAAGATTTCCAAGCCTCAATTCGTATATGTGAAAAAAGAGTTGATACACAACTAATTCTAAAAATCTAACCTGGGCAGGTGGCAAGGATGAAACCCAATCTGACGCATGAGTTGGAAGAAGACCCAAAGTATTAAGCTGCAAAATATATGTAGTTCCATGTTAGCCAACCACTTATCAGAGAAACTGATGTTGAATAACATGTGTAGAAGAGATGAATATCTTCAGAGAAGCTGATGCTGAATAACATATGTGACACAGATGAATATCTACCTTCCAGACGCCCAGTCCTAAACCCACTAGATTGAGTGCAATGAATACTAATTTTGGCCCAAGAAGATCCACTTTGCTGTCCTTGTAAGGCTCAAAAACTGCCCCAGAAAGGAAACATAAGAAGAGATaagtaaaaagaaataaaaggagCAGTCATATCAAGTCATAGCTTAATTCAGCAAATGTACAAACAGTATGAAATTGCCAGAATCTGAGACAAATTTCAACCAAGAAATCCATCTCTAGTCAAAGTTTAACTACACTACACAAGAACAATGAAGCAGTTAATTTAATAGTTTCTGATATGATGCTGACCTTTCCCAACTCCTTGAAGAGCACTGACAGGCTGCCACAGAGCTGAGACTGTGATACCAATGCTAAACAAATGAACTGTGCTTCCTGCCATCCACATCATGAAACCCATCATCATCAAATTCTTGAAAGGTGCTTGTGCCACTTCCCACGCTTTCTGTTCCAATGAATATCAAAATTAAGTACATGATTGTTGTGAAAAAGTGAGACAAGGAAAGAGCTCCTTGTATAAGAGTTTAGGCTTCATGAAACAAGGAACATTTCCAAATTATAGAATTCATAACAAGTATATAATCATCTTAAATATCCTACTACCTATGCTAGAAATCTAAACATGTACAGTAAAACTAATCACCTTCTAATAGTTGTGAACCAGAATTGAGAAGTAATCAACTCATAATCAATGAGATTTAAGGGCAGTTTAGCTAGctgaaattattttataataattgatgaaactGTGAATAGGAGGATGGAGAAGTAGAGAGTTAAGAAAGAAAACCTACCGATCTAAAAAGATGTAAATAAAAAAGGGAGACACCAATCTCATATTTTGGTAAGTTCTCAGTACAAATTTAGTATAAAGGAAAAAACAAAGCATTTTACATAATCAGAATTATACATTACACGATTGTGAAGAAATTTTCACTGGAAAATTAACCAAGAAATAAGCACAACTTTTTTCAAATGACTTCTGAATTTGTGTGACACGCGACCAAACTTCTTTTTTAACTATAGAATTGGTTGCTTTTCACAGTGCGACCAAACTCTTTGTAGGCCTCAAAGTTAACACCATGTCCAGTCCAAATTCAAAGTAGAGACCTCAGGCTTTTTTGAGCACCAACATTTTGGAAACTTGTGAAGATGTGGACTCTAATGTGAagatatcctttggaaaattcTCCGAAAAGAATGAACACTGTTTCTTACTTTCCTAGACCAATGTTATGCTTTTGTGATTTCTTGAGTGTCTCTTAAAGTAATAGATTAAccgctttttttttttgagaatgtaACATTTCTTGTATGactattttctaaaaaaaaaaaactacagcTGTCCATACTTGCAAGGGAATATAGGAAGATGTACTAAGCTATAACCTACTTACAGAGATCCTAGAACATCAATAAAAGATTCTTCCATATATTCATGTTTATACCAAAAATAGAAAAGGGCTAGTCATTTCAACTTCAGCTTCTGTATAGAGCTATGATTGTCTTCAAAACACATTTGATTTCTAGTTCTCCAACAATTATATAGTCAAAATTCCTTTGCCAAATACTTGCATGCTAGTTCATATACTAATATGTATTTTGTGCTTTGCATGAAGAACCCAACACTACACTAAAGCATGGGAAAAGATCACTTAGTGCATCTGAAAAGTCGATTGACAATAATCCTGTTTCCCTTTTTTTGGATGAAATAAAGGATAATTATCTCGTTTCCTTAATTGAGTTTTGCATTATTGGGGATAAGGAAGAGTTTCAGGTTATTATAAATACATTGTTTGAAAGGGAAGCCCGGTGCACAAAGCATCCCGTGCTCATGCAGGGTCCGGGGGAAGGGTCGCACCCCAAGGGTGTGATGTCGACAACCTACCCTAATGCAAGCATTAGTGGCTAATCTAATTTCCACTAAACTTCCCTTAAATCTTTGTTGAAAGCAGCGAAGTTCTGCATGTTagttcatataataatatgtagTAGCTTTTGCCCTAAAGAACCACACAACACTAATGCATGTGAAAAAGTCAACAAGATGAAATCCTGTTTCCTATCTAAGTTTTTGAATTCGCGAGGTTAAGCTTGAGTGTCTActgatttttaaaaagtaaaagtaagagagagagagagagagagagagagagagagaggagaaggAATAATTTCAGAGTAACAAATGCAAGTAAACTGACTCTCACTCATGTGCCCTAACTATTGATTCTTCAGAAACTATTCTTTACTGTGAACAATTTAAAGTAATTCACACACTATAATTCCCAGAATTCAATTCACAACACAATAAACCAGCTCTGAGTTGTTTGGATACAATATCAATCCCAGTGTGATTAACAAAAGAAATGCAACTCACAATTCTTTATATCCCCATTGTATAGTgctttcttttttgaaaatggTAATGTTGTATTCTTCAGCATTATCCTGGTGACCTTCAGAAAACAGAGGGgaacaaaagaaaggaaaagaaaagaaaaaaaatacttacaacGATCCTAATAATTCCACAATCTGTTCTGTTTCCTCTAAACCTTtctctttacaccaaaaataaaaagatgcaATACAATTCCATTTAACCTTTTGAATGGAATTAGACATATCTTCAAAGTTTCTactatttctttctttccaaactGTCCACCAAATGCAATGTGGAATTATCCTCCACCATGCCCTCTGGCTCTTGCTCCCTCCTCTTCTTATCCAACAACTCAACAAGTCCGTAGTATGCTCGGGCATGGTCCAATTTGTCTTTGTGAGACTAAGGAAGATGGCCCAAATTTGTCTAGTGCTTTCTGCATTCAAAAATCCGAATCTCCAATACTAGCATGCTTTCTCAGTTCACTAACAATGCCAGAGTTGCAGATCCCAATTTCATTACTCTTCTTTCTGCTCCAAACAGCCACCAAACATGTAAGCACCTTTGAATGCCCTTATCCCAATGCTTATCCATCCTTTCCAACTTCAAATCTCAAAACCCCACGTGATTATAAGAAGATACCAATGCCTTTTCCTGTTCTTAAATTAGACACACACACCACCAACGGCAGATATCTCAAACAGTCAACTTGGTGTATGGCAATAGGCAAGGATAATACTACAATACACACTCAAATCAAAAGCTTATACGTGAATGCAAACAATCGATCAACTACCATACTAGTTGGGATTCATCATAGTTTCACTATTAATCACATTGAAAGTCAACGTATGAAACTTAAAACCATCAAATCACAGTTCACTATAGTTGATCAATCAAGAGGCTCACTGAACTCCTTAAGGTTATCAATTGTATCACACACTTTTGCATTCTGTCCCACGCTTCATACCTTCTCTTTCTTCTTAAGGTAAGATAAAGGTCCAGAAATGGTGGGGTAGCAACAACCGCTCATCCATTGAGCTGGCCGAAAGAAGAAAGCAATGAATCTTACTCTGAAAAGTGAAAAGCCTATTCCTATTCTAGAAATCCTGCAAACTATTAATAAAAGTACTTAGAATGGATTAACTGACAAACAAACATTTTCTTTGAAGGTTCCATGTTTTGTTAACAACAAGTCAACAATCTAGTAACAAATTAGTAGGAATAGCACATAAAGCTAACTAAAAACCAAACCCATCACAGCACAATCCTCCTAGATTGGTACCACAAAGAAAGATATATCACAGATCATCAGTGTCTCACAAGTCCTTTGCAACAAAGGCTACCGATTTAGTACAAAAATAGTCTTCTAACAAATTCAAATACTCTCGAGCTTCAATTTGTTTGACTGCTTTTGATTTGACACGAAGTTTAAGAAAAGCAAAGAAGATTTTTGAATCTTGAGGTCTAAAATTTAAGATACgtagaatgtatcaaaataCCCTTTTAATCTGTGATAGCAAACAGACTAAAAAGGGGAgtaaacaaacaaattgaaacgaagGGGAGTATACATATATGGGCCAAATGGGTGTACTGACCCTCATTGCCCTAGAGGTGAATCCAGCCATGACCACAAACTATGGAGAGTATTCATTCACATAACTCAAGTCTTCCTATCCAAaaatcattataaaaaaaatacatacaaaatAAATTCAGCTTTCTTACCTGGGACTTCCAATTGGCTTCAGCATTCTTCTTTTCGCGACTCAGAGTTGAATCATCCTAACCAAAAAAACATAAACATCACGGGTATTAAACTCAAGTGTAACATGAATCCAGCGGCCGATCtaaaacacaaaaattaaacatatatacatacaataGACTGCATCCACTACGAACCCACTAGCTCTAAATCAAGTATTCGTGTATAATTTAgggaaaagcaaaaaaaaaaaacctgaTCTTGAGATGCGCGAGTGAATCCGAGGGGATCAGGGATATCGCGAGAGGGAGGAGAAGTAGAATTATCGGTGAAGTCCACTGCCCATCTACGGCCCATACCCATCACTGCTTTACCTTTATCCATGGTGAATTTTCACTTCATACACACAACACACGCTGTGTTTTCGTTGATTGATGAAATTTAGGAGTTTTGGGAGTCTTCTGTTGTTTTTATAGGGTGGAGAAGGTCACAAGGGTGAGAAATAAGAGGGGCAAAGTGTAAATCTTTCTGTGGATAAATCTAGGAGAAATGCAATTTACTAGGTGGAGCTATTTTAAAAAGAtggagtaaaaaataaaatataattattaattcataagtgaagaaaaataagaataaaaaattaagataacGACGTAATCACAATATGATTGATTTATTTATAAAGTCTCTATCAAATGCAACTTTCGGAAAAATAATACACAAACTTGGATGTGAAGATTCAAATTTTGGAATTGATGTTCTCATAGGATAACTAATGTACGATGTACACTTTTTTCTTCACAAGGTTATCCCAATAGGTTTTCCATGTATAGTTCTCAATGAGCCATCCAAAATGCGTATTATTATAtgtattcttttttcttcactaaatttttttcactaaattttttttaataatattttaaagagacaCATAATCTATCAAATAGACATTCAAAGGGAGTGTTATAAACATATTTATATTATAGTAAATGTTTACGTAGATTCCTTGAAAGAAAAGTTAGGAATTCCAACTAAGTCAGTTTTTCACTATAAATAAAGGATTCCCTCGTTGTAAAGAATTTCTCGATCGTTAATCCTTTAAGAGAAATAATAAGGTATCATTTATTTTCACTTAATGCACGTCTGAATCTTAATGGTTTAAACATTAGATCATTAAgtacatttatttttatttaaatttgaagCACTTAATTGGTCTGAGTAGGTTTTAATCATTAAGATGTAGAACAAAGTGTTAATATCATTAAGATGTATTTTTTCTGTGGATAATATTCATCATCGTCAATCACTACCTCTAACCACTACCACCATCATTATCAACCATCATTATCGTCGTCTAGCATCAACCGCCTCTACCATCACAACCATCATTATTGCTAACCACTACTATCAACTACTACCACACTTATCTCCttcattattataattttatcaaTTGTCATCACCATCCCATCTTTGTAGTTATCGCTATCTCCACCCCCACAACAATCAATTTCTACTACTAACAAATTCCACCATCACATCTAGCACCGCCGCCAACTACCTCCATACATTCTTCTGTCACCACCATCACCACCACCTCAATCACTATTATCAGTCACTACCATCACCGTGGCCAATCTTTACTACCAACAACCCCCGTCATCATAACTAGCACCACAACCAACTGTCACAAACACATTATCAACCACCACACATTCTTCGATCGTCACCATCAATACCATCAACTGCTAACATCAACCAAATTTCACCATTACAAGCACCAACATCACTACCAATAGTCACTATCATAACTGTCACTACAACAATAACCACCTTCGGAGTCACAATTATCACCAACATCATTACTAATTACTAACAACTATTACTATCGCCACCACCCCTTCAAACTATCTCAATCATCACTAGCAAGCATTAGTgcttcatttttttaatcaaataataattttattttattaatatttttaaatatttaattaatttttatttgaattgcATTTTTATCATAtacgtaaaaataaattatgtacatTCAGATATTGCAAAACAAACAATCTTAATTATTTAGTATTTGAATCTTGAAATAACATTTTAATTATTCAGATGTGTATTTAGATTTAGACGTTTAAA
The genomic region above belongs to Solanum dulcamara chromosome 5, daSolDulc1.2, whole genome shotgun sequence and contains:
- the LOC129888915 gene encoding uncharacterized protein LOC129888915; translation: MDKGKAVMGMGRRWAVDFTDNSTSPPSRDIPDPLGFTRASQDQDDSTLSREKKNAEANWKSQKAWEVAQAPFKNLMMMGFMMWMAGSTVHLFSIGITVSALWQPVSALQGVGKVFEPYKDSKVDLLGPKLVFIALNLVGLGLGVWKLNTLGLLPTHASDWVSSLPPAQEVEYSGGGFL